In Aspergillus oryzae RIB40 DNA, chromosome 6, one genomic interval encodes:
- a CDS encoding uncharacterized protein (predicted protein) — translation MFTCLVSSNSRTTVSCPFSAAQESGVRLESSLVSTSASPVSISSLTKKSCPFSAARDSGVRPASESFEFTSACPVSSNSLATVSCPSSAAQPSGVDPVTSFEFTSTLPVLRRTFTTASSPDCAANVKGVRNKLSLEFTSTSPDSSNSCTTPACPFPAAQPSGPRPSSKSTAFRSTFPVSSKRWTISSCPFIAAMDIAVKPDSSPASGKAPSRMLIHAVSSTPCAAAQTSAELSEFHALNRYKYGLMTA, via the coding sequence ATGTTCACCTGTTTGGTTTCTAGCAATAGCCGTACCACTGTCTCGTGCCCATTCTCTGCAGCCCAGGAGAGTGGTGTTCGGCTAGAGTCGTCTTTAGTATCCACATCAGCCTCTCCAGTGTCGATCAGCAGTTTGACTAAGAAGTCATGTCCATTCTCCGCAGCCCGAGATAGTGGTGTTCGGCCAGCTTCAGAATCTTTTGAGTTCACTTCAGCCTGTCCAGTTTCCAGTAACAGCCTGGCCACCGTCTCATGTCCAAGCTCCGCAGCCCAACCAAGTGGTGTCGACCCGGTGACATCTTTTGAGTTTACATCGACTTTGCCGGTGTTAAGGAGGACCTTCACTACCGCCTCATCCCCTGATTGTGCAGCCAATGTTAAAGGGGTTAGAAACAAACTATCGCTTGAATTCACATCAACTAGCCCGGATTCGAGTAACAGTTGCACCACACCGGCATGTCCATTTCCTGCAGCCCAACCTAGCGGTCCCCGACCCAGCTCAAAATCCACGGCGTTTAGATCAACTTTTCCGGTTTCAAGTAAAAGGTGGACCATCTCCTCGTGCCCGTTCATCGCGGCGATGGACATTGCAGTTAAGCCTGATTCATCGCCTGCATCCGGGAAAGCGCCCTCTCGGATGCTAATCCATGCAGTATCTTCCACACCGTGCGCCGCAGCCCAGACTAGCGCTGAGCTCTCTGAGTTCCATGCATTAAACCGATACAAGTATGGGTTGATGACAGCGTGA
- a CDS encoding uncharacterized protein (predicted protein), translating to MQSSKSVGFDENRYRNEVLLVSSEEDERSQEQTLVEEARQLGLKVPEVEIVASLAASIASGMVDLSSPILSSAGSSTNRNSVCEVTPSNEIPPLDQIASSFSEFNLSDHAKCGSTRSLASLSTRPTSYSSSEGKLAHGTDGIALRKPGHRSSFLSVASSEKKERRKSTLKSAIDKIHFRKRRSPSAVLLPPAAQITVAKGEGGVDKYYVESKINEPRGHDGADEESPVLRLEIPVFDNESVRRSLENADLRQMRESQKMEKNRHMTFQDAFMSELRRNHQTIVADRLAANKRSEEEKREKNIADASRMEERQLAVEMDQVREFERAKMNSRTRIKYMEGYFSNASPPPSPGSASGSEISPPPTRKYTPQHKAQLAQEYHDHESMDRLHEAKIKVLRDRQELKLQEAIARMEKELDDLIDKHALEFANLQRDHQQEEASVLQTFEDKKTRLRHRWNLEEAILRKKLEVQHDQPYGPLPPLSFSDCRYETRDSAISVSEENPTSVSGDEELVHRKRSEPLL from the exons ATGCAGTCCAGCAAATCCGTCGGGTTCGACGAGAACAGATACCGCAACGAGGTTCTCCTTGTCTcctccgaggaagatgaaagatcGCAAGAACAAACGCTAGTAGAAGAAGCGCGCCAGTTGGGATTAAAAGTTCCGGAGGTTGAAATTGTGGCATCGCTGGCCGCGTCGATTGCCTCAGGCATGGTCGATCTTTCCTCTCCGATCCTGTCATCGGCGGGCTCTTCGACCAATCGCAATTCCGTCTGCGAAGTCACCCCGTCTAACGAAATACCTCCCCTTGATCAGATCGCATCGTCATTTTCCGAGTTTAACCTGTCCGACCATGCCAAGTGCGGCAGTACTCGCTCGCTCGCTTCGCTTTCAACGCGCCCAACCTCTTATAGTTCGAGCGAGGGGAAACTCGCACATGGCACAGATGGGATCGCATTGCGAAAACCCGGCCATCGAAGTTCTTTCCTGAGTGTGGCTTCgagtgaaaagaaagagaggcgGAAATCAACCCTGAAGTCTGCAATTGACAAGATTCATTTCCGGAAACGGCGCTCACCCTCTGCTGTCTTACTTCCTCCGGCTGCGCAGATTACCGTTGCGAAGGGTGAGGGAGGGGTTGACAAATACTATGTGGAATCTAAAATCAATGAACCGCGGGGCCACGATGGTGCGGATGAAGAGAGCCCGGTACTGAGGCTGGAGATACCGGTGTTTGACAACGAGAGCGTTCGGCGGAGCCTTGAGAATGCAGACCTCAGGCAGATGCGCGAGTCCcaaaaaatggaaaagaaccGGCACATGACCTTTCAGGACGCTTTCATGAGTGAACTCCGACGCAACCACCAAACTATTGTTGCCGACCGGCTCGCAGCAAACAAACGgtccgaagaagaaaagcgcGAAAAG AACATCGCCGATGCGAGCCGCATGGAGGAACGACAACTCGCCGTGGAAATGGATCAAGTTCGCGAATTTGAGCGAGCGAAGATGAATTCCCGTACTCGAATAAAGTATATGGAGGGCTACTTCAGCAATGCAAgccctcctccttcccctgGATCGGCGTCAGGATCCGAGATATCACCACCGCCTACTCGAAAGTATACCCCACAACACAAGGCTCAACTGGCTCAGGAATACCACGACCATGAATCGATGGACCGACTTCACGAAGCCAAAATCAAAGTCCTAAGGGACCGCCAAGAACTCAAGCTCCAGGAAGCCATAGCCCGTATGGAGAAAGAATTGGACGATTTGATTGACAAGCACGCACTGGAGTTTGCCAACCTCCAACGGGACCACCAACAAGAGGAGGCATCGGTTTTGCAAACTtttgaagacaagaagacaAGACTACGCCATCGATGGAACCTGGAAGAAGCAATTCTGCGGAAGAAGCTTGAAGTGCAACATGATCAACCCTATGGGCCTCTGCCCCCTTTGTCGTTCTCTGACTGTCGCTATGAGACGCGCGACTCGGCGATTTCCGTTTCGGAAGAGAACCCAACCAGTGTAAGCGGTGATGAGGAACTGGTGCACCGGAAGAGAAGTGAACCGCTACTATAA
- a CDS encoding terpene cyclase/mutase family protein (oxidosqualene-lanosterol cyclase and related proteins): MALSTSPNTSICNLIYNPIYRLKPEELRMPPELPEKTDYTRWRLLNEDGRHTWHYLEDDESSRKWPQTLADKYYLGLPLNLPDLPQPKSPLETVQNGLTFFSKLQLSAGNWGCEYGGPMFLLPCIVFAWTATATPIPGPYATEIKNYLFARANPVDGGWGLHIEGESTLFGTSLNYTVLRLLGVPADHAIMIKARTLLHKHGGAVYAPHWAKFWLALLGIADWDIVNPVPPEAWLLPDWVPVAPWRWWIHIRQVFLPMSFIWSRRWTMPETEVIRSLRNELFTQDWGTIDWRGNRNSIAEIDNHHPKTWVLGSLNWLLSEVWMPFLRPRFVATWAEDWVSKLVDMEDENSDYADLASVNGPLNMVVCFIRDGGDAYSVRRHRERLEDFLWVNKEGMLVNGTNGVQCWDTAFLVQAAHAAGLAESEEWRPMLVRALEFLDHQQMRENCKDQEVCYRHPRKGAWGFSNKDQGYAVCDCISEALKSVILLQKTPGYPQLLDDRRIFDAVDTLLTYQNPSGGCSSYERTRGGEYLEMFNAAEVFGRIMVEYDYPECTTAVVTALTLFKKHWPDYRSNEIEVFIQRALGYIKKAQFPDGSWYGSWAVCFTYGTMFALESLASVGETYRNSEYVKKACHFLLSKQREDGGWSESCEGCRQIKYIEHPSGSQVVQTAYAVIGLLSAEYPDMKPIEKAIRLIMARQQPNGEWLQEAIEGMFNKTCAISYPNYKFTFTMLALGKFARMYPDYRLD, from the exons ATGGCATTGTCCACTTCCCCAAATACCTCAATTTGCAACCTAATTTACAACCCTATATATAGACTGAAGCCAGAAGAATTGAGAATGCCACCAGAATTACCAGAGAAAACCGATTACACACGATGGCGGCTATTGAACGAAGACGGTCGACATACATGGCACTACCTGGAAGACGACGAGTCCTCTCGAAAATGGCCCCAGACGTTAGCCGATAAATACTATCTCGGACTACCACTG AACCTCCCCGATCTCCCACAGCCAAAATCCCCGTTAGAGACGGTCCAGAATGGCCTAACATTCTTCTCTAAGCTGCAACTCTCCGCCGGAAACTGGGGCTGTGAGTACGGCGGCCCCATGTTTCTACTCCCCTGCATCGTCTTCGCGTGGACCGCAACTGCAACCCCAATCCCCGGGCCCTATGCAACGGAGATCAAAAACTATCTCTTTGCACGGGCCAACCCAGTCGACGGAGGCTGGGGCTTGCACATCGAAGGCGAAAGCACCCTATTCGGCACGAGCCTAAATTACACCGTCCTCCGCCTGCTCGGCGTCCCGGCCGATCACGCAATAATGATTAAGGCTCGCACCCTGCTACACAAGCACGGTGGCGCCGTGTACGCGCCTCACTGGGCTAAGTTTTGGTTGGCGTTACTCGGCATCGCGGACTGGGACATCGTCAACCCTGTCCCGCCTGAAGCGTGGCTCTTGCCGGACTGGGTGCCTGTCGCACcgtggcggtggtggataCATATCCGGCAGGTGTTTCTGCCGATGTCGTTTATTTGGTCGAGGCGGTGGACTATGCCAGAAACGGAGGTGATCCGGTCGTTACGGAACGAGTTGTTTACTCAGGACTGGGGGACCATTGATTGGAGGGGGAATAGAAACTCCATTGCCGAGATTGACAACCATCATCCAAAGACTTGGGTCCTCGGCTCCCTGAACTGGTTGTTGAGTGAGGTGTGGATGCCGTTTTTGAGGCCACGGTTCGTGGCTACTTGGGCTGAGGACTGGGTGAGCAAGCTGGTGgatatggaggatgagaactCGGACTATGCTGACCTGGCATCTGTGAATGGGCCGTTGAATATGGTGGTTTGTTTTATTCGGGACGGAGGTGACGCGTACTCCGTTAGGAGACATCGGGAGCGGTTGGAGGATTTCCTGTGGGTTAATAAAGAAGGCATGCTAGTGAATGGGACGAACGGGGTGCAGTGCTGGGATACGGCCTTTCTGGTGCAGGCTGCTCACGCCGCTGGTTTGGCGGAGAGTGAGGAATGGAGGCCTATGTTGGTGCGGGCGCTGGAATTCTTGGATCATCAGCAGATGAGGGAGAATTGTAAGGATCAGGAGGTTTGTTATCGCCATCCGCGGAAGGGAGCTTGGGGTTTCAGCAATAAAGATCAGGGGTATGCTGTGTGCGATTGCATCTCAGAAGCCTTGAAGTCAGTTATTCTGCTTCAGAAGACCCCGGGATACCCGCAGCTGCTTGATGATCGAAGGATCTTTGATGCCGTTGATACGTTGCTCACTTATCAGAACCCCTCCGGTGGATGCTCGTCTTATGAGCGGACTAGAGGCGGGGAGTATCTGGAGATGTTCAATGCTGCGGAGGTATTTGGACGGATAATGGTCGAATATGATTATCCAGAATGTACGACTGCCGTGGTCACGGCATTGACGTTGTTTAAGAAGCACTGGCCGGATTACCGATCGAATGAAATCGAGGTCTTCATCCAGCGTGCGCTGGGGTATATCAAGAAAGCCCAATTCCCTGACGGCAGTTGGTACGGAAGCTGGGCTGTCTGCTTCACATACGGCACTATGTTCGCCTTGGAAAGTTTGGCATCAGTGGGAGAAACATATCGAAATAGCGAGTACGTCAAGAAGGCATGTCACTTCCTACTATCTAAGCAGAGAGAGGATGGTGGATGGTCTGAAAGCTGCGAG GGCTGCCGACAAATCAAGTACATCGAGCATCCAAGTGGGTCCCAAGTCGTGCAAACAGCATATGCGGTCATCGGCTTGCTCTCGGCTGAGTATCCGGACATGAAACCTATTGAAAAAGCCATTCGACTCATAATGGCGAGACAGCAGCCCAATGGAGAGTGGCTCCAGGAGGCCATTGAGGGCATGTTCAATAAGACATGTGCCATTTCCTATCCTAATTATAAGTTTACGTTTACGATGCTGGCGTTGGGGAAGTTTGCTCGGATGTATCCCGACTACAGACTTGATTGA
- a CDS encoding uncharacterized protein (predicted protein), whose product MFNLINSRTPWIQIGTSPSLFFGNQMLLQSVQYRLHSTIPAGQNSLEQLVSSIIADDYRTLHDPIIGHFESSHPSIFPFKPNISCIESRGGKRYNAEVIRLQPDFLLVI is encoded by the exons ATGTTTAACTTGATTAATTCACGAACTCCTTGG ATTCAAATTGGGACCAGCCCAAGCTTATTCTTTGGGAACCAAATGCTGCTTCAATCTGTCCAATATCGTCTCCACTCGACCATTCCCGCCGGTCAAAACAGCCTCGAGCAACTTGTCTCGTCCATTATCGCCGATGACTACCGCACGCTCCACGACCCCATTATCGGACATTTTGAATCGTCCCACCCGTCCATCTTCCCATTCAAGCCGAACATAAGTTGCATCGAGAGCCGTGGGGGAAAGAGATACAATGCCGAGGTCATTCGTCTCCAGCCggatttcctcttggttATCTGA
- a CDS encoding class I SAM-dependent methyltransferase (predicted protein) has protein sequence MSRDTDLDVVEVDTDAESGYGESAQSEWTSLRSSIMNYHYENGRRYHAYHAGSYWGPNDEKAMEQLDIGHHVFNLLLDGKLYLAPIPEDVEQVLDIGTGTGIWAIDFADTHPSARVIGTDLSPIQPTWIPPNLHFEVDDCCDDWVYGKDSFDFIHVRGLYGCVADWDKFYKEALDHLKPNSYLEQVEVSVVPKSDDGSTNNTVFEEWGRVSLQAGDAFGKTLRIVDEAKEKMIKAGFVDVQEHRFKCPVGPWAKDPRLKVLGKYNRLQWEMGIEGWSMMLLTRFLNWTRQEVEVYLARMRQALRDPSIHAYQEKYSYPPLPLLFLLPFPWDLPYPTTALITKPMT, from the exons ATGTCGCGGGATACTGATCTTGATgttgtggaggttgataCT GATGCTGAGTCGGGGTATGGGGAGAGTGCGCAGTC aGAATGGACTTCACTACGCAGCAGTATCATGAACTATCACTACGAGAATGGACGACGCTACCACGCCTACCATGCGGGATCATATTG GGGTCCAAACGACGAAAAAGCCATGGAACAATTAGATATAGG ccaccaCGTCTTCAACCTCCTATTAGACGGGAAGCTCTATCTCGCACCGATCCCAGAGGACGTCGAA CAAGTCCTCGACATCGGCACAGGAACCGGTATATGGGCCAT TGACTTCGCAGACACGCACCCCTCCGCAAGAGTAATCGGAACAGACCTCTCCCCCATCCAACCAACCTGGATCCCGCCTAACCTTCACTTTGAAGTCGACGACTGCTGCGACGACTGGGTCTACGGCAAAGACAGCTTCGACTTCATCCACGTCCGCGGCCTATACGGCTGCGTGGCAGACTGGGATAAATTCTACAAAGAAGCACTGGA ccatCTAAAACCAAACAGCTACCTCGAACAAGTCGAAGTCTCAGTAGTCCCCAAATCCGACGACGGCAGCACAAACAACACCGTCTTCGAAGAATGGGGCAGAGTCTCACTCCAAGCAGGCGATGCATTCGGGAAAACGTTACGCATCGTCGACGaagcgaaagagaaaatgatcAAGGCCGGGTTTGTAGACGTCCAGGAACACCGCTTTAAGTGTCCTGTCGGGCCGTGGGCGAAGGATCCCCGACTGAAGGTGCTGGGTAAGTATAATCGGTTGCAGTGGGAGATGGGAATTGAGGGGTGGAGTATGATGCTTTTGACGAGGTTCTTGAAT TGGACTCGTCAGGAAGTAGAGGTATACCTCGCGCGCATGCGCCAGGCGCTACGAGACCCGAGTATTCATGCTTATCAGGAGAAGTACTCATaccctccccttccccttctcttcctccttccaTTCCCATGGGACTTGCCCTATCCTACGACAGCCCTAATCACCAAACCCATGACATAA